Within the Thermosynechococcaceae cyanobacterium Okahandja genome, the region AGGCACACAGATACGCATCCGCCGTAACGGTTTCGAGCTCGTCTCCTGCCGGAATCACCAAGCCCTCAACCCACCAAGTGGCTGGATCGCTACCCCTAAAACGGATCTCTTTAACCCGCCGCCGCAGATGGATGCTTGCCCCCCGCGCTTCAATGTAGTTTACAAGGGGCTTGAGCAGGTATTCCGCGGGCGACCCCTTGAGCATATTTAAGCGGGAGGCCTCGGTTTTGGCAGCAAACATCATAAAAATTGTCAGCATACAGCGCGCCGACATTTGCTCAGTATCAATAAACCCCAAGGCGTAGGCAATGGGGTTCCAAAGCCGCTTGAGGCTATTTTCTGAGCCACCGTGCCGCCGGAACCACTCGGCAAAGCTGATGCGATCCAGCGCCCGGATCTGCGCCATGGCTCCTTTATAGTCGAGCAAGCCCCGTACCACCGGACTGGTGCCTAGGGCGATGGCGTTAAAAAATTTATCGGCTAAGGATAACTGACCCGTCGTGAAAAAGGCTTTGAGGCCGTTAAAAGGGGCACCCAAGGGAAAACGAAAATCTAGCTCCCCCACATGGCCGCCACGATTGATGAAGGTGTGGGTGTGGGCTTTGGGCAGCAGGTAAGCGATCGCCCCCACCTTGGTCATTAACTCAAACAGGTTGGCGTAGTTATAAAAAAAGACGTGCAGCCCCATCTCAATATGGTTGCCGTCCGCGTCTTGCCAACTGCTAACTTTGCCCCCCACAAAGGGGCGCGACTCGTAAATCTCAACGGTGTGGCCTGCATCCACCAAATCCACGGCGGCGGCCAACCCCGCCAAACCCGCACCGACAATAACAACCCGCATCCGTGATTCCAGAAAACTTCACAGATTTTAACATTTTTCGCGAACGGCCATGGCGCAACCATTAAGAAAGTTGGCAGAAGCCCACCACCGCCAAACCCCTGTTCTATGATCAAGGTAATCTTTGCCCATAGAATCGCTCACGCTCACGGTATGCTTATGGCTTCGCGTCGCGTTCTTCGATTTCCCCTCTGGCTCTATCTCAACCAGCCCCTGTTTAACGGTCGTTTGGTGCTCAACCCAAAGCGGTTTTGGCTAGAATACCGCAATGCTTACCTTGAACGCTGCTGGCAGCAAGAGTACACCTCCAAAGGAGAACCCTCCTGTTAATCGTTCCCGCGGTTCGCTAGAATGGGATAGCTCACTTTCCCGATCAAGATTAGGGGCTTTAGTGGGTATGACGTTGCACTGTCTCGGTCCCGGCTGCTGGAACACAGAACACTATGGTTGCTTCTCCCCCTTCTGCGAATGCGGTTGCTAAGCGCTCTAAAATTGAAACCCTCAAGGAACAGAGTCAGCACCTGCGTGAACCCATTGCCACAGAACTCCTAGAGCCAACAAATCGCTTTAGTGAAGAGGGCGTTCAGATCCTCAAGTTTCATGGGTCTTACCAGCAGGACAACCGCGATAACCGCGTCAAAGGGCAGGAAAAAGATTACCAATTTATGTTGCGCACCCGCAGCCCGGCGGGCTACATTCCACCCCAACTCTACTTAACGCTGGATCGCTTGGCGGATGAATACGGCAACCATACGCTGCGGGCAACGACTCGCCAAGGGTTTCAGTTACACGGCATTCTCAAGAAAAACCTTAAGGCAACCATTGCTGCCATTATTCGCAGCATGGGATCAACCCTTGGTGCCTGTGGGGATTTGAACCGCAATGTGATGGCCCCCCCGGCTCCCTTTCGCGATCGCCCCGAGTACACCTTGGCCTATGAGTATGCCCACCGCATTGCCGACTTGTTAACACCCCAAACCGGTGCTTACTACGAAATTTGGCTCGATGGCGAAAAGGTCATCTCTGGTGAAGAACATCCAGAGGTGAAAGCGGCTCGCCTGCGCAACGGCAACGGCACCATCTTTGCCAACAACGAAGAGCCAATCTACGGTGACCACTACATGCCACGCAAGTTTAAGTGCTGTGTCACCGTCCCGGGGGATAACTCGGTGGATTTGTTTTCCCAGGATCTGACACTGGTGGTCATCACCAGCAAAAACGGGGAGCTAGAGGGCTTTAACATCTATGCGGGGGGTGGCTTGGGGCGCACCCACAACAAAGAAGAAACCTTTGCCCGTATGGCGGATGAAATTGGCTTTGTGGCGGCAGCCGATGTATATGATGCCGTCAAGGCCATTGTTGCCACCCAGCGGGACTATGGCGATCGCTACAATCGCCGCCATGCGCGGCTCAAGTACCTCATCCACGATTGGGGGGTGGCCAAGTTCAAAGCCAAAGTGGAAGAGTACTTTGGTAAACCACTGGCTCCCTTTCGC harbors:
- the zds gene encoding 9,9'-di-cis-zeta-carotene desaturase; this translates as MRVVIVGAGLAGLAAAVDLVDAGHTVEIYESRPFVGGKVSSWQDADGNHIEMGLHVFFYNYANLFELMTKVGAIAYLLPKAHTHTFINRGGHVGELDFRFPLGAPFNGLKAFFTTGQLSLADKFFNAIALGTSPVVRGLLDYKGAMAQIRALDRISFAEWFRRHGGSENSLKRLWNPIAYALGFIDTEQMSARCMLTIFMMFAAKTEASRLNMLKGSPAEYLLKPLVNYIEARGASIHLRRRVKEIRFRGSDPATWWVEGLVIPAGDELETVTADAYLCACDVPGIQRLIPEAWRSHPLFDNIFKLDAVPVATVQLRFDGWVTELQDPSQQKQVAATGIDNLLYTADADFSCFADLALTSPADYYREGQGSLLQVVLTPGDPFIKASNEEIAQHVLRQVHELFPSARTLNMTWYSVVKLAQSLYREAPGMDPYRPPQKTPVPNFFLAGSYTQQDYIDSMEGATMSGRQAAQAIMAGGGQ
- the sir gene encoding sulfite reductase, ferredoxin dependent; this translates as MVASPPSANAVAKRSKIETLKEQSQHLREPIATELLEPTNRFSEEGVQILKFHGSYQQDNRDNRVKGQEKDYQFMLRTRSPAGYIPPQLYLTLDRLADEYGNHTLRATTRQGFQLHGILKKNLKATIAAIIRSMGSTLGACGDLNRNVMAPPAPFRDRPEYTLAYEYAHRIADLLTPQTGAYYEIWLDGEKVISGEEHPEVKAARLRNGNGTIFANNEEPIYGDHYMPRKFKCCVTVPGDNSVDLFSQDLTLVVITSKNGELEGFNIYAGGGLGRTHNKEETFARMADEIGFVAAADVYDAVKAIVATQRDYGDRYNRRHARLKYLIHDWGVAKFKAKVEEYFGKPLAPFRPLPPWQYQDFLGWHPQGDDKFFYGLSIANGRILDQGNFKLKAALKKIVKEFDLPLRVTPHQNLLICDVPANAQDAIQLILQQHGIRDVSAIDTLERYSMACPALPTCGLAITESERAIPGVLERIRRLMNKVGLQNEHFVIRMTGCPNGCARPYLAELGFVGIVPGTYQTWLGGSPHQTRLAQVYIERLPITELEATLEPLLVYYRDRRQTGESFGDFCHRVGFDALREFAAHYTPLATHRKRYRVDVPAEQYQQLKVLAAAKGVSLAALTRAALEQYLEQATST